A genomic window from Prochlorococcus sp. RS04 includes:
- the glgB gene encoding 1,4-alpha-glucan branching protein GlgB → MIETIQADWIKSEAINLENCCNDNPLKILGPHFYQEQWVIRVWMPEADEVKINFKNNTYKAESINHKWLFEAILPENPNYNYEINISRGGITHTQHDPWSYTEEWMGEVDRHLFAEGNHHHIWEKMGAHLIEEKNQKGVMFCIWAPNAKSISIIGDINSWDGRHHPMQKRLGGIWELFMPTMQEGDTYKYEIRTQQGHIYEKADPYGFLHEIRPQNGSIVSKLKNFNWNDSSWISNRDSSSQINKPISVYEMHLGSWLHESIDNKYLEDNGKPRDPVPAADLKPGTRLLTYPELTNKLISYVKERGFTHIELMPISEHPFDGSWGYQVTGWYAPTSRFGTPNEFREFVNKCHEEGIGVILDWVPGHFPKDKHGLAFFDGCHLYEHGDSRIGEHKEWGTLIFNYSRNEVRNFLVANLVYWFEEFHIDGIRVDAVASMLYRDYLRPDGEWIPNENGGNENIEAVKFLQQANHVLFQHFPGALSIAEESTTWPMVTKPTDMGGLGFNLKWNMGWMHDMLDYFEIDPWFRQFHQNSVTFSITYNYTENFMLALSHDEVVHGKSHLLHKMPGDDWKKYANTRALLTYMWTHPGKKTIFMGMEFGQRQEWNVWDDLQWELLEFEPHKGIRNLIDDLNVLYKNEPALWKNDFDPYGFQWIDCNDKSNSVISFMRRENDTNEWLVVVANFTPNTHGSYKVGVPLEGFYKEIFNSDGSRYGGSNKGNMGGNETINYNIHDYQNALELVLPPLSVSIFKHQSKK, encoded by the coding sequence ATGATCGAGACAATTCAAGCAGACTGGATTAAATCAGAAGCCATCAACCTAGAAAATTGTTGCAATGATAATCCATTAAAAATATTAGGTCCTCATTTTTATCAAGAACAATGGGTAATAAGGGTATGGATGCCTGAAGCCGACGAAGTCAAAATAAATTTTAAAAACAATACCTATAAGGCGGAAAGCATAAACCATAAATGGCTTTTTGAAGCTATCCTGCCTGAAAATCCAAATTATAATTACGAAATAAATATTTCAAGAGGAGGGATCACACATACACAACATGACCCTTGGTCATATACAGAAGAGTGGATGGGAGAAGTTGATAGACATCTTTTTGCAGAAGGTAACCATCATCATATTTGGGAAAAAATGGGAGCACATCTCATTGAAGAAAAAAACCAAAAAGGAGTCATGTTTTGCATTTGGGCTCCAAATGCAAAATCAATCTCAATAATTGGAGATATAAATTCTTGGGATGGAAGACATCATCCAATGCAAAAAAGATTAGGAGGAATTTGGGAACTATTCATGCCAACAATGCAAGAGGGCGACACATATAAATACGAAATAAGAACTCAACAAGGTCATATTTATGAGAAAGCTGATCCATATGGTTTCCTTCATGAAATCAGGCCTCAAAATGGTTCAATAGTTTCAAAATTGAAAAACTTTAATTGGAATGATAGTTCATGGATTTCAAATAGAGATTCTTCTAGTCAAATAAACAAGCCAATTTCAGTTTATGAAATGCATTTAGGAAGTTGGCTCCATGAATCAATAGATAATAAATACCTGGAGGACAATGGTAAACCAAGAGACCCAGTGCCTGCAGCCGATTTAAAACCTGGAACAAGATTATTAACTTATCCAGAATTAACCAATAAACTCATCTCTTACGTAAAAGAGAGAGGATTCACTCATATTGAACTAATGCCAATATCTGAACATCCTTTCGATGGTTCATGGGGATATCAAGTTACAGGCTGGTATGCACCAACAAGTAGATTTGGCACCCCAAATGAATTTAGAGAGTTTGTAAATAAATGTCATGAAGAGGGCATAGGCGTCATTCTTGATTGGGTACCTGGTCATTTTCCAAAAGATAAGCATGGTTTAGCATTTTTTGATGGTTGCCATCTTTATGAACATGGAGATTCACGAATAGGTGAACACAAAGAATGGGGAACACTGATATTTAATTACAGCAGAAACGAAGTAAGGAATTTCTTAGTAGCGAATCTCGTTTATTGGTTTGAAGAGTTTCATATTGATGGCATAAGAGTAGATGCTGTAGCTTCAATGCTTTACAGAGATTACCTACGTCCGGATGGAGAATGGATACCCAATGAAAATGGTGGAAATGAAAATATAGAAGCCGTTAAATTTCTTCAACAGGCTAATCATGTTCTCTTCCAACACTTCCCAGGTGCACTTTCTATCGCTGAAGAATCAACAACTTGGCCAATGGTAACCAAACCAACTGACATGGGAGGGTTAGGGTTTAACTTGAAATGGAATATGGGATGGATGCACGATATGCTTGATTATTTTGAAATAGATCCTTGGTTTAGGCAATTCCATCAGAATAGTGTCACTTTCTCAATTACATATAACTATACAGAGAACTTTATGCTTGCACTTAGTCATGATGAAGTTGTCCATGGGAAAAGTCATCTTTTGCATAAAATGCCAGGAGATGACTGGAAGAAATATGCAAATACTCGAGCATTACTTACTTATATGTGGACTCACCCAGGCAAAAAAACGATATTTATGGGGATGGAATTTGGGCAAAGACAAGAATGGAATGTTTGGGATGATCTGCAATGGGAGTTACTAGAATTTGAGCCTCATAAAGGTATCAGAAACTTGATTGATGACCTAAACGTTCTTTATAAAAATGAACCTGCATTATGGAAAAATGACTTTGATCCTTATGGATTTCAATGGATTGATTGTAATGACAAATCTAATTCAGTTATAAGTTTCATGAGAAGAGAAAACGATACCAATGAGTGGCTTGTTGTAGTTGCCAACTTTACACCTAATACTCATGGGTCATACAAAGTAGGTGTTCCTTTGGAAGGATTCTATAAAGAAATATTTAATTCAGATGGGTCTAGATACGGGGGCAGTAACAAAGGAAATATGGGTGGTAATGAAACTATAAATTACAATATTCATGATTATCAAAATGCTCTAGAACTTGTGTTGCCCCCATTAAGCGTAAGTATCTTCAAACATCAATCAAAAAAATAA
- the hemE gene encoding uroporphyrinogen decarboxylase produces MGQDLPLLLSAALGKKVNRPPVWMMRQAGRYMKIYRDLRERYPSFRERSENPELSYEISMQPFHAFKPDGVILFSDILTPLPGMGINFEIIESKGPIIEDPIRTLNQIENLKELNPSESLSFVGQVLSSLKKDVNNEATVLGFVGAPWTLAAYVVEGKSSKNYSLIKSMAFKEPDLLHKLLDHFAKCIGEYLKYQIKSGAQVVQIFDSWAGQLSPQDYDIFAGPYQKKVVDIVKAEYPETPVILYISGSAGVIERMAKTGVDIISLDWTVDIEEACKRIPSGIGIQGNVDPGILFGNKESIKERIDNTFNKIKDRKYILNLGHGILPGTPEENAQTFFEHGKKLTY; encoded by the coding sequence ATGGGTCAAGATTTACCACTACTACTTTCTGCCGCCTTAGGTAAAAAAGTAAATAGGCCTCCAGTATGGATGATGAGGCAAGCAGGAAGATATATGAAAATCTATAGAGATTTAAGGGAGCGTTACCCAAGCTTTAGAGAGAGGTCTGAAAATCCAGAACTATCATATGAGATTTCAATGCAACCTTTTCATGCTTTCAAACCTGATGGAGTGATCCTTTTTTCAGATATTCTCACTCCTCTTCCAGGGATGGGCATAAATTTTGAAATAATTGAAAGTAAAGGTCCAATAATTGAGGACCCAATAAGAACTCTTAACCAAATAGAAAATTTAAAAGAATTAAATCCAAGTGAGAGTTTAAGTTTTGTTGGGCAAGTTCTTTCTTCACTAAAAAAAGATGTGAATAATGAGGCAACAGTTTTAGGTTTTGTTGGCGCACCTTGGACTCTTGCCGCATATGTAGTTGAAGGTAAAAGCAGTAAAAATTATTCTTTAATAAAATCAATGGCTTTTAAAGAACCAGATTTACTTCATAAACTTCTTGATCATTTTGCAAAATGCATTGGTGAATATCTTAAATATCAAATAAAATCTGGAGCGCAAGTAGTACAAATTTTTGATTCATGGGCTGGTCAACTAAGCCCACAAGATTACGATATCTTTGCTGGGCCGTATCAAAAAAAGGTTGTTGACATTGTAAAAGCGGAATACCCAGAAACACCAGTAATTCTTTACATATCAGGAAGTGCTGGTGTCATAGAAAGAATGGCAAAAACTGGAGTCGATATAATCTCATTAGATTGGACAGTAGATATTGAAGAGGCTTGTAAGAGAATCCCTAGCGGGATAGGAATTCAAGGTAATGTTGACCCAGGCATTTTATTCGGGAACAAAGAATCAATAAAAGAAAGGATAGATAATACTTTCAATAAAATTAAAGACAGAAAATATATTCTTAATTTGGGTCATGGGATTTTACCTGGGACTCCAGAAGAAAATGCTCAAACATTTTTTGAACATGGAAAAAAACTCACTTACTAG